One window of Pseudacidobacterium ailaaui genomic DNA carries:
- a CDS encoding c-type cytochrome: MSRSAGGILLALCVGLCAAGAWAAGEKEWPQRVPEKDRQRVNPLRGQADAAVAGAKLYAQHCAKCHGENLEGNGSRPSLRSETVQQATDGELFWMLKNGDLLHGMPSWSSLPEPARWQIIAFLKDANSSGKTK; this comes from the coding sequence ATGAGCCGGTCTGCTGGTGGCATCCTTCTGGCCCTCTGCGTGGGCCTTTGTGCGGCTGGGGCATGGGCCGCGGGCGAAAAGGAATGGCCGCAGCGTGTTCCGGAAAAGGACCGCCAGCGGGTGAATCCTTTGCGCGGCCAGGCGGACGCCGCGGTTGCAGGGGCCAAGCTCTATGCGCAGCACTGCGCGAAGTGCCACGGCGAGAATCTGGAGGGCAACGGAAGCAGGCCCAGCCTGCGCAGCGAGACGGTGCAGCAGGCGACGGACGGAGAGCTGTTCTGGATGCTGAAAAATGGCGACCTGCTGCACGGGATGCCCTCCTGGAGCAGCCTTCCGGAACCAGCGCGATGGCAGATTATCGCGTTCCTGAAGGATGCGAATTCATCGGGGAAGACGAAATAG
- the guaB gene encoding IMP dehydrogenase produces the protein MIEHPVPEALTFDDVLLVPAYSEVVPALVSTQTRLTNRIRLNTPLLSAAMDTVTESRLAIAMAQQGGIGIVHRNLTIEQQAAEIDKVKRSESGMIVDPVTISPEQHISDALEVMRKYKISGVPVTKGKKLVGILTNRDLRFETRTDIPIGDVMTKENLITVPVGTTLEEAERILHQHRVEKLLVVNEQYELKGLITVKDIQKKLKYPNAAKDEQGRLRVGAAIGATGDFLERAAEMVRYRVDVLAIDSAHGHSSRVLEAVREVKRRFPDVDLLAGNVATYEGARALMQAGADAVKVGIGPGSICTTRMVTGAGMPQITAISEAYRAGREFNIPIIADGGIKYSGDIAKAIAAGASSVMIGSLFAGVDESPGETILYQGRSFKAYRGMGSLSAMAQGSGERYFQSSRDIEQAAERSTGVVSREGNGQNRLAKFVPEGIEGRVPHRGPLEAMVYQLVGGLRSGMGYLGCATIEELQTKSRFVRITNAGLRESHVHDVIITREAPNYHVE, from the coding sequence ATGATTGAGCACCCAGTCCCTGAAGCGCTTACTTTTGACGATGTATTACTGGTCCCGGCCTACAGTGAAGTTGTTCCGGCCCTGGTCAGCACGCAAACCAGGCTTACCAACCGTATCCGGCTGAATACGCCGCTGTTGAGCGCGGCCATGGACACGGTGACCGAATCGCGCCTGGCCATCGCGATGGCCCAGCAGGGAGGCATCGGGATTGTCCATCGCAACCTGACCATCGAGCAGCAGGCGGCAGAGATTGACAAGGTGAAGCGTTCAGAAAGCGGCATGATTGTGGACCCGGTCACCATCAGTCCGGAACAGCACATCTCGGATGCGCTGGAAGTCATGCGCAAATACAAAATTTCCGGCGTACCGGTGACCAAGGGCAAGAAGCTGGTCGGTATCCTGACCAACCGCGACCTGCGCTTTGAGACGCGCACCGACATTCCCATTGGCGACGTGATGACAAAGGAAAACCTCATCACCGTGCCCGTAGGGACAACGCTCGAAGAGGCCGAGCGGATTTTGCACCAGCACCGCGTGGAAAAGCTGCTGGTTGTCAACGAGCAGTACGAACTGAAGGGCCTGATCACGGTCAAAGACATCCAGAAAAAACTGAAATATCCCAACGCCGCAAAGGACGAGCAGGGCCGTCTGCGGGTAGGCGCGGCCATTGGTGCCACGGGTGATTTTCTGGAACGCGCCGCTGAGATGGTCCGCTACCGGGTGGATGTTCTTGCCATTGATTCAGCGCACGGACACTCATCGCGCGTGCTGGAGGCGGTGCGCGAAGTGAAACGGCGTTTCCCTGATGTAGACCTGCTGGCCGGAAACGTTGCTACTTATGAAGGTGCAAGGGCGCTGATGCAGGCGGGGGCCGATGCGGTGAAGGTCGGCATCGGACCCGGCTCCATCTGCACCACACGCATGGTGACTGGGGCCGGAATGCCGCAGATTACGGCCATCAGCGAGGCCTACCGCGCAGGGCGCGAGTTCAACATTCCGATCATCGCCGACGGGGGCATCAAGTATTCCGGTGACATTGCCAAAGCGATTGCTGCCGGGGCCAGCAGTGTGATGATCGGGTCACTGTTTGCCGGTGTGGATGAAAGCCCGGGAGAAACGATCCTTTACCAGGGCCGTTCGTTCAAGGCCTACCGCGGCATGGGTTCGCTTTCAGCCATGGCCCAGGGTTCCGGCGAGCGGTACTTCCAGAGCAGCCGAGACATTGAACAGGCCGCCGAACGCTCGACAGGGGTGGTTTCGCGGGAAGGCAATGGACAGAACCGTCTGGCCAAATTTGTTCCCGAGGGGATTGAGGGCCGCGTACCCCATCGCGGGCCGCTGGAAGCAATGGTCTACCAGCTGGTCGGGGGCCTACGTTCAGGCATGGGTTACCTCGGTTGCGCCACGATCGAAGAGCTCCAGACCAAATCGCGTTTCGTGCGCATTACCAATGCCGGGCTGCGGGAAAGCCATGTGCATGACGTCATCATTACGCGCGAGGCCCCAAACTATCACGTGGAGTAG
- a CDS encoding tetratricopeptide repeat protein: MQNWTTVAALCLLLCCPTAGRAQDDAQSLLQQGQKALEQGQYATAEQAYQRLVRLQPETPEIHAALGVVYFKEGKFDLAAAELRRARQMKPSLPQVDALLAMSLSEQGQFQQALPGLEKCFRASGTELKRMCGLRLERAYISLHDDTQAVETALALQKAYPEDPEILYYASKIFGNEAFLAAQKLFQSAPHSVWGLMAAGEAQESQGQTEEAIRDYREVLRLDPEKPNIHFRIGRALLKEGPKNAAEAASEFQQELAIDPSNANAAYELAEIYRQQGQESEAAKYFEQALSHWPEFEEAHVGLAAAVMQSRPDLAEQQLHQALALDPKDPVAWYRLAQAERALGHPEEQKHALEEFARLKNQASASHPSSTEITPQQIE; encoded by the coding sequence ATGCAGAACTGGACCACCGTTGCGGCCCTCTGTCTTCTGTTGTGCTGCCCCACGGCAGGCCGCGCACAGGACGATGCGCAGTCCCTCTTGCAGCAAGGCCAGAAAGCGCTTGAACAAGGACAATACGCCACCGCCGAGCAGGCCTATCAGCGGCTTGTCAGGTTACAGCCGGAAACCCCTGAAATCCACGCCGCGCTGGGCGTGGTCTATTTCAAGGAAGGCAAATTCGACCTTGCGGCAGCTGAATTGCGTCGCGCCCGCCAGATGAAGCCTTCTCTTCCTCAGGTAGACGCACTGTTGGCCATGTCTCTTTCAGAACAAGGCCAGTTTCAACAGGCGCTGCCCGGTCTGGAAAAGTGCTTCCGGGCTTCCGGGACCGAACTGAAGAGGATGTGCGGCCTGCGTCTGGAACGCGCATACATCTCCCTGCACGATGACACCCAGGCCGTTGAAACGGCGCTTGCCCTGCAAAAGGCCTACCCCGAGGACCCGGAAATCCTCTATTACGCCAGCAAGATCTTCGGCAATGAGGCCTTTCTTGCTGCACAAAAGCTCTTCCAAAGTGCGCCCCATTCGGTCTGGGGGCTGATGGCCGCCGGAGAGGCGCAGGAAAGCCAGGGCCAGACAGAAGAAGCCATCCGCGATTACCGCGAAGTCCTCAGACTTGACCCGGAAAAACCAAATATCCACTTCCGCATCGGTCGCGCGCTCCTCAAAGAGGGTCCCAAAAACGCAGCCGAGGCCGCCTCAGAATTTCAGCAGGAGCTCGCCATCGACCCCTCCAACGCCAATGCAGCCTATGAGCTGGCGGAAATCTATCGCCAGCAGGGGCAGGAATCAGAAGCCGCAAAATACTTTGAACAGGCCCTCTCCCACTGGCCCGAATTTGAAGAGGCGCACGTTGGGCTTGCCGCCGCAGTCATGCAGAGCCGTCCCGATCTGGCCGAACAGCAGCTGCACCAGGCCCTGGCACTGGACCCCAAAGACCCGGTAGCGTGGTATCGGCTGGCACAGGCAGAACGGGCGCTCGGACACCCGGAAGAGCAGAAGCACGCGCTTGAGGAGTTCGCCAGGCTGAAAAACCAGGCCTCGGCCTCGCACCCCTCCAGCACTGAGATTACGCCCCAGCAGATTGAGTAG
- a CDS encoding type I phosphomannose isomerase catalytic subunit: MQALHPFRLAPYFRTRIWGFHDLSPWFDYKTEGEPIGEVWLTGEMCTADTGPFKGQPLKEITAANGEALLGEGRAGEEFPLLIKVLFPKEKLSVQVHPDDAMAQRYGEPRGKTECWYALDAGPGAEVALGIKPGTSPEQVRAAIEESRLEDLLTIIPVHKGDMIFVDAGTVHAIWPGAVLLETQQTSDLTYRMYDYGRPRELHLDKSMEAMRLTTGAGKVAPRNVNGHSVLIDQKYFRVEKWNGTLPSAQNASANVVQMLFVAEGKLTLEGEGLEPFSLDRCQLAVIPASAKDWTLKSDGAAEVMRILPQSA, from the coding sequence ATGCAAGCCTTACACCCATTCAGACTTGCTCCTTATTTTCGGACCCGCATCTGGGGGTTCCACGACCTTTCACCCTGGTTTGATTACAAAACCGAAGGCGAGCCGATTGGCGAAGTCTGGCTGACCGGCGAGATGTGCACGGCCGACACCGGCCCCTTCAAAGGCCAGCCCCTTAAGGAAATTACCGCAGCAAATGGCGAAGCGCTGCTGGGCGAAGGGCGCGCGGGAGAGGAATTTCCTCTGCTGATTAAGGTCTTGTTTCCAAAGGAAAAGCTCAGCGTGCAGGTGCATCCGGACGATGCGATGGCGCAGCGTTATGGCGAGCCGCGCGGCAAGACCGAATGCTGGTATGCGCTCGACGCTGGGCCAGGAGCGGAGGTCGCCCTGGGGATCAAGCCGGGAACCAGTCCGGAGCAGGTGCGTGCTGCGATTGAGGAGTCCCGGCTGGAAGATTTGCTGACGATTATCCCGGTCCACAAAGGGGACATGATTTTTGTGGACGCCGGGACCGTCCATGCAATCTGGCCCGGTGCGGTATTGCTGGAAACGCAGCAGACCAGCGATCTGACATATCGGATGTATGATTACGGACGCCCGCGTGAGCTGCATCTGGACAAATCGATGGAAGCGATGCGCTTGACGACTGGAGCAGGTAAAGTGGCCCCGAGGAATGTGAACGGGCATTCGGTCCTGATTGACCAGAAATATTTCCGGGTGGAGAAATGGAACGGCACGCTTCCGTCGGCCCAAAACGCTTCTGCCAATGTGGTGCAGATGCTGTTTGTGGCGGAAGGGAAGCTGACCCTCGAAGGGGAGGGACTAGAGCCGTTTTCCCTGGACCGCTGCCAACTTGCGGTCATCCCGGCCAGCGCAAAGGACTGGACACTCAAATCAGATGGCGCTGCTGAAGTGATGCGTATTCTTCCACAATCTGCCTGA
- a CDS encoding mannose-1-phosphate guanylyltransferase: MPKAIDFRPVILAGGSGTRFWPRSRKARAKQVLALDGERTMIQRTVDRLLPLAKREDFWVITNDLLSPTICEQLDIVPQQQVVCEPAARNTAPAAGLAAFLVEKQNPDAVLGIFPADHVIGDEAAFLSVLEHAVKIAAAGENMVVLGVTPTRPETGYGYIETGEALADGSLRVRRFTEKPNQEKAEEFVAAGNYHWNSGIFIWSARTLANAVREHLPETAPYLEEIAAAYGSPGFRKVFEELYPKCENISVDYAVLEPRSAKGEHYSDLYCLPANFGWNDLGSWAALYEHQLSQAQFVDKHGNVTESAGSLPVDAHGNYVFSPKKFVALVGVKDLVVVETEDAILIAGRDHSQDVGKVVKQLAAEGRKELI; this comes from the coding sequence ATGCCCAAGGCAATTGATTTTCGGCCCGTCATTCTGGCTGGGGGAAGCGGTACGCGCTTCTGGCCGCGAAGCCGTAAAGCGCGCGCCAAACAGGTGCTGGCGCTCGATGGCGAACGTACGATGATCCAGCGCACGGTGGACCGCCTGCTTCCGCTGGCAAAACGAGAGGACTTCTGGGTCATCACCAATGATCTGCTTTCCCCCACGATTTGCGAGCAGCTGGATATTGTTCCGCAGCAGCAGGTGGTCTGCGAACCTGCGGCGCGCAACACTGCTCCGGCAGCCGGACTGGCTGCGTTTCTGGTGGAGAAGCAAAACCCCGATGCTGTGCTGGGCATCTTTCCAGCCGACCACGTAATCGGCGATGAAGCGGCCTTCCTCTCCGTGCTGGAGCACGCTGTAAAGATTGCGGCCGCTGGCGAGAACATGGTGGTGCTGGGAGTAACACCCACACGCCCGGAGACCGGCTACGGCTATATCGAAACCGGAGAAGCGCTCGCTGACGGCTCACTGCGCGTGCGCCGCTTTACCGAAAAGCCGAACCAGGAAAAGGCAGAAGAGTTTGTCGCCGCGGGCAATTACCACTGGAACAGCGGCATCTTTATCTGGAGTGCCCGCACGCTGGCCAACGCGGTCCGCGAGCACCTTCCGGAGACGGCGCCGTATCTGGAGGAGATTGCCGCAGCCTATGGTTCGCCTGGTTTTCGTAAGGTGTTCGAGGAACTGTATCCCAAATGCGAGAACATCAGCGTGGATTACGCAGTCCTGGAGCCGCGTTCGGCCAAAGGGGAGCACTATTCGGACCTATATTGTCTGCCGGCAAATTTTGGCTGGAATGACCTTGGCTCCTGGGCCGCGCTTTATGAGCACCAGCTGTCTCAGGCACAATTCGTGGACAAGCACGGCAATGTGACCGAAAGTGCAGGCAGCCTGCCCGTGGATGCGCATGGGAATTACGTCTTCAGCCCGAAGAAATTTGTGGCGCTGGTGGGGGTCAAAGACCTGGTCGTGGTTGAGACCGAGGATGCCATTCTGATTGCGGGCCGGGACCACTCGCAGGATGTAGGAAAAGTGGTAAAGCAGCTTGCTGCCGAGGGCCGGAAAGAGTTGATTTAG
- a CDS encoding phosphoglucomutase/phosphomannomutase family protein produces the protein MGNSSVIKFGTDGWRGVIADDFTFDNVRLAAAAIGHYILSRKDPGEGVCIGYDTRFGSQAFAQTVAEVLAFAGIPVKLADRITPTPALSYGVRAHCAAGGVMITSSHNPYQWNGVKYKAYYGGSGRPTIISEIESYLGKPLPKAASSAKIEMVDFQTPYVEAISKFADLDLIRKSGLKFAVDCMYGAGRGVLADIFTQIGVEFVEIRAQHDPLFPGINPEPIEPHIRALQEATVQHGCHAGFATDGDADRIGAVDEHGNFVDPHKIFSVLLQWLLERKKWPGDVTRAFNTTKMLDRICARYGRTLHEHGIGFKYVCDLMLEKDILIGGEESGGIGIKRHLPERDGLLNALLLANVMAEEGRTLGQLVARLQEEYGEHQYGRLDLHIQDDLKNATIAKARAGVKEFAGMPVEHVETLDGIKFFLKNPEAASKPKAAETWLLLRASGTEPLLRIYSESCSKESVNKLLEAAREFAMNSLG, from the coding sequence ATGGGGAATTCAAGCGTCATCAAGTTCGGCACCGACGGCTGGCGAGGAGTCATCGCCGATGATTTTACCTTTGACAATGTCCGTCTCGCGGCGGCGGCAATCGGACATTACATCCTGTCCAGAAAGGACCCGGGCGAAGGCGTTTGCATCGGATACGACACGCGCTTCGGGTCCCAGGCCTTTGCTCAGACCGTAGCTGAAGTCCTTGCCTTCGCAGGCATACCTGTCAAACTGGCGGACCGCATCACGCCGACGCCGGCGCTTTCCTATGGTGTGCGCGCGCACTGTGCGGCAGGCGGAGTGATGATTACGTCGAGCCACAATCCTTACCAATGGAACGGTGTGAAATACAAGGCCTACTATGGCGGGTCTGGCAGGCCCACGATCATTTCGGAAATCGAAAGCTATCTGGGCAAGCCACTACCGAAGGCCGCATCTTCGGCAAAGATTGAGATGGTGGATTTCCAGACGCCCTATGTGGAAGCCATCTCAAAATTCGCCGATCTCGACCTCATCCGCAAATCCGGCCTGAAGTTTGCTGTGGACTGCATGTATGGTGCGGGCCGCGGCGTTCTTGCCGACATCTTTACCCAAATTGGTGTGGAGTTCGTTGAGATCCGTGCGCAGCATGATCCGCTCTTTCCGGGAATCAATCCGGAGCCGATCGAGCCGCACATCCGCGCCTTACAGGAAGCTACAGTGCAGCACGGCTGCCACGCCGGATTTGCCACCGATGGCGATGCCGACCGCATTGGTGCCGTCGATGAGCACGGGAACTTTGTGGACCCGCACAAGATTTTCTCTGTCTTGCTGCAATGGCTGCTGGAACGCAAGAAATGGCCCGGCGATGTGACCCGCGCCTTCAACACAACAAAGATGCTGGACCGCATCTGCGCACGTTATGGGCGCACACTGCACGAGCACGGCATTGGCTTCAAATACGTCTGTGACCTGATGCTGGAAAAGGACATTCTCATCGGCGGCGAGGAATCCGGAGGCATTGGCATCAAGCGGCACCTGCCGGAGCGTGATGGTCTGCTGAACGCCCTGCTTTTGGCCAACGTCATGGCGGAAGAGGGCCGCACGCTGGGGCAACTGGTCGCACGACTACAGGAAGAATATGGCGAGCACCAGTACGGCCGCCTGGACCTGCACATCCAGGACGATCTGAAAAACGCGACCATTGCAAAAGCGCGCGCCGGCGTAAAAGAATTTGCCGGAATGCCCGTGGAGCACGTGGAAACGCTGGACGGCATCAAATTCTTTTTGAAGAACCCGGAAGCGGCATCCAAACCCAAGGCTGCGGAAACCTGGCTGCTGCTGCGCGCCTCAGGGACAGAGCCGCTGCTGCGGATCTATTCTGAGTCCTGCTCGAAGGAGTCTGTAAACAAACTGCTGGAAGCAGCACGTGAATTTGCGATGAACAGCCTAGGGTAA
- the pgi gene encoding glucose-6-phosphate isomerase, with protein sequence MATQVPSAPLTQLTAWKALESHYQQVKDLSLRTLFAEDPKRGERFSLEAVGIYLDYSKNRITEETLRLLLQLAEESGLRQHIDAMFRGDKINVTENRAVLHTALRAPRGADIQVDGRNVVPEVHEVLDRMAAFSDRVRSGEWKGFTGKRIRNVVNIGIGGSDLGPVMAYEALRHYSRRDMVFRFVSNVDGTDFAEATIDLDPEETLFIISSKTFTTLETMTNAQTAREWSLKKLGDPKAVAKHFVAVSTNAAEVSKFGIDTANMFGFWDWVGGRYSMDSAIGLSTMLAIGPDNFRKMLAGFREMDEHFRTAPFEKNLPVLMGLLTVWYADFFGAETVAVLPYDQYLKRFPAYLQQLTMESNGKSVTLGGARVDYQTGAIFWGEPGTNGQHSFYQLIHQGTHLIPCDFLGFAKTLNPLGNHHDLLMANVFAQGEALAFGKTPEQVKAEGTPDWLVPHRVFEGNRPSNTLLLEKLTPEALGKLVALYEHSVFTQGVIWQINSFDQWGVELGKVLAKNIISELEGKGEGKHDSSTSALIARYQKLKG encoded by the coding sequence ATGGCCACTCAAGTCCCGTCCGCTCCGCTGACGCAGCTTACTGCGTGGAAGGCACTGGAATCACACTATCAGCAGGTCAAAGACCTTTCTCTGCGCACCCTGTTTGCCGAGGACCCCAAACGCGGCGAGCGCTTTTCTTTAGAAGCCGTCGGCATTTACCTGGATTACTCGAAAAACCGCATCACGGAAGAAACGCTGCGCCTGCTGCTGCAACTGGCTGAAGAGAGCGGCCTGCGCCAGCACATCGATGCCATGTTCCGCGGAGACAAGATCAATGTGACAGAAAACCGCGCTGTGCTGCACACTGCGCTGCGCGCGCCCCGAGGGGCCGACATCCAGGTTGATGGAAGGAACGTGGTTCCTGAAGTGCATGAGGTACTTGACCGCATGGCGGCGTTTTCTGATCGTGTACGCAGCGGCGAATGGAAGGGCTTTACGGGCAAGCGCATCCGTAATGTTGTCAATATCGGGATCGGCGGTTCGGACCTTGGTCCGGTGATGGCCTATGAGGCGCTGCGTCATTACAGCCGCCGCGACATGGTCTTTCGCTTTGTCTCCAATGTGGACGGAACGGATTTTGCGGAAGCCACGATCGACCTGGACCCGGAAGAGACGCTTTTCATTATCTCTTCGAAGACCTTCACCACGCTAGAAACCATGACCAACGCGCAGACGGCCCGCGAGTGGAGCCTGAAGAAGCTGGGCGATCCCAAGGCGGTGGCCAAGCACTTTGTTGCGGTTTCCACCAATGCCGCCGAAGTGTCAAAGTTTGGCATTGATACGGCCAACATGTTCGGCTTCTGGGACTGGGTCGGCGGGCGTTATTCGATGGATTCGGCCATTGGACTTTCGACGATGCTGGCCATCGGTCCGGACAACTTCAGGAAGATGCTGGCCGGATTCCGTGAGATGGACGAGCACTTCCGCACTGCTCCTTTTGAGAAGAACCTGCCGGTGCTGATGGGCCTGCTGACGGTGTGGTATGCAGACTTCTTCGGTGCAGAAACAGTGGCCGTGCTGCCCTATGATCAATATCTGAAGCGATTTCCCGCCTACCTGCAGCAGCTCACCATGGAGAGCAACGGAAAATCGGTGACACTGGGCGGCGCGCGCGTGGACTACCAGACGGGGGCCATCTTCTGGGGTGAGCCGGGGACCAATGGACAGCATTCGTTCTACCAGCTCATCCATCAGGGAACCCATCTGATTCCGTGTGATTTTCTTGGTTTTGCCAAAACGCTGAATCCGCTGGGCAACCACCATGACCTTCTGATGGCCAATGTCTTTGCGCAAGGTGAGGCGCTGGCCTTTGGCAAGACGCCGGAACAGGTGAAGGCCGAGGGTACTCCGGACTGGCTGGTCCCGCACCGCGTCTTTGAGGGCAACCGTCCGTCGAACACGCTTCTGCTGGAAAAGCTTACGCCGGAAGCATTGGGCAAACTTGTGGCCCTCTATGAGCACAGTGTCTTTACTCAGGGTGTTATCTGGCAGATCAATTCCTTTGACCAGTGGGGTGTGGAACTGGGCAAGGTGCTGGCTAAAAACATCATCTCTGAGCTAGAGGGCAAGGGAGAGGGCAAGCACGACAGCTCAACCAGTGCGCTGATTGCGCGCTACCAAAAACTGAAGGGATAA
- a CDS encoding BON domain-containing protein: MATFRAAFEVVAMKKLQILAVSLMFAFGAAGLSVSAPAALAQSVRTDADIQSDVSNALTSAPQLQGQSITAATINGDVTLSGTVRDNASRQLAEDLASRVTGVRSVTNNLTVSSTPAPQTQAPAQPSQEDQVPPPPPYNQGVSQPDQAQDNQNGLSAEQAMAPVTIPAGTLLTVRTSEPLDARQLQIGSMFQATVANDIYSGNVLAIPRGAVVTGQVVNVQKSGDLAGKSGLQLQITQLQLGGQTYPLMTDAWKGEAPSKAGYSAGNTAGGAALGAIIGAIAGGGPGAAIGAVAGGATGMAASAATKGPQVVIPPEALLDFHLASPVTVTPVSQQEAQRLAASAAGPRQPRLVRRPVYVAAPYPYPYYYPYPYYYGPGFYYYHYWR; the protein is encoded by the coding sequence GTGGCCACGTTCCGCGCTGCTTTCGAGGTTGTTGCGATGAAGAAGTTGCAGATTTTGGCCGTTTCCCTGATGTTTGCTTTTGGTGCGGCAGGCTTGTCTGTTTCTGCCCCGGCAGCCCTGGCACAGTCGGTCCGTACAGATGCGGACATTCAATCCGACGTTAGCAATGCGCTGACCAGTGCGCCCCAGCTTCAGGGGCAGAGCATTACGGCTGCAACCATCAATGGAGATGTTACGCTCTCCGGAACGGTGCGGGACAACGCTTCCAGGCAGTTGGCCGAAGACCTGGCCTCCCGGGTCACCGGCGTCCGGTCCGTCACAAACAACCTTACCGTAAGCAGCACACCCGCACCGCAGACACAGGCCCCGGCACAGCCGAGCCAGGAGGACCAGGTGCCTCCGCCTCCGCCATACAACCAGGGCGTTTCCCAGCCTGATCAGGCCCAGGACAATCAGAACGGTCTGTCTGCCGAACAGGCCATGGCACCGGTGACGATTCCTGCCGGGACGCTGCTGACCGTGCGTACCAGCGAGCCGCTGGACGCGCGCCAGCTGCAGATTGGCTCCATGTTCCAGGCGACGGTGGCCAATGATATTTATTCAGGCAATGTGCTGGCGATCCCGCGGGGAGCGGTAGTGACTGGGCAGGTCGTGAACGTGCAAAAGTCGGGCGACCTTGCGGGCAAGTCGGGACTTCAGTTGCAGATTACGCAGCTTCAGCTTGGCGGGCAGACGTATCCCCTGATGACGGACGCATGGAAGGGCGAGGCCCCCAGCAAAGCCGGTTATTCAGCTGGCAATACTGCTGGCGGAGCGGCCCTGGGCGCCATTATCGGCGCCATTGCAGGCGGCGGTCCGGGCGCTGCCATCGGTGCTGTAGCGGGTGGTGCTACCGGGATGGCGGCCTCGGCTGCAACGAAAGGCCCGCAAGTGGTGATTCCGCCCGAGGCCTTATTGGACTTCCATCTGGCCAGCCCGGTGACAGTCACACCTGTGTCACAACAGGAAGCCCAGCGTCTTGCTGCCTCGGCAGCCGGGCCCCGGCAGCCGAGGCTGGTGCGCCGCCCAGTCTATGTGGCAGCGCCCTATCCTTATCCCTACTACTACCCGTATCCCTATTATTACGGGCCGGGGTTCTACTATTATCACTACTGGCGATAA